ACATGTTACGCTCTTTACAGTACTCTAAAACATCTACAATCTCATTTGCATTCATATTATTCATAGGAACCATATTTACTTTAACTATAAGACCAACTTTTCTTGCCTCTTCGACACCCTCTAAAACATTTTTTAAAACATCTTTTGCTGCAATTCTGTGTGCTGTTATTGGGTCTAGCGTATCAATGCTGACATTTATCCGCTTTAATCCTGCATCTTTAAGTTTTTGTGCCGCACCTTTTAGCAAGTAGGCATTAGTTGTCATTGCTAAATCAATACTCGGTTCATAGTCATAAATCATCTTTATGAATTTATCTAAACCCTCACGAAGAAGTGGTTCTCCACCAGTTATACGGATTTTTTTAACACCTTCGTCTATAGCGATTTTCATAAATAAAAAAAGCTCTTCAAAACTAAGGAGATTCTCTTTTGGAACCCATGAAAAAGGCTTTTCCGGCATACAGTACTGACACCTAAAGTTACATCGCTCTGTAACGGAGACTCTTAAGTAGTCAACCACTCTCTCATAGCTATCAATTAACATAATAATCTTCTTTTTTATTTAGCTAATATCTCAGCTTTTAGTTTTGTAAACTCATCTTCAGTCAAAATTCCGTCAACTTTTAGCTGATAAGCTTTTTTTACTTCGTCCATTTTAGATGAAGTCGTAGCAGGTATAGACTGTACTTTTTTAGCAACTGGTTTAGATACTATCTGCGCTTCTTCTTGAGGATCTTCTTCTACAAGTTCTGTAAGTATATTGTCCACTTCTATTGCACGTGAGCCAGCTAATCCAGTTTTTGCTATCTCTTTTAAACCTAGAGTGCTATCTACTTGAACTAATTCAAATGTAGCACTCTCTGAGTTATTTACAACTTTTAAGTAGTAAGTCTCTCCTGCCTTAAAATCTATCTTAAGAGCTTGTTCTTGTATATCATTTCTTGTAGTAGAGATTGTAGTAGAGTTTGGCTTTAGGTTAAAAGATTTATATTCTCCATCAATAATTCTACCTTCGATTCTTTTATTATTTACACGGATTTTATAGCTTGAACCTGACATATCTTCTCCAGAGCCAACAGATATAGGAACATAAACATAAACAAGTGCAGCTCCTTGAAGCGGTTCCTCTTTTTTAAATGGAACTTTTGTTCCACATGCTGTAAACATAAGAACTGTTATTAGTATAGTTGCTTTTATTAGTATGTTTTTCATATATCTTATCCTTGGGTTTATTAGTGATGTATTATTACACAAAAAGCTTAAATTTTACATTCAAAAATAGAGAAAAAAAATATTTATAAAAAGTGAGTGTTAAATGATTTAAAACGAAGAATATTTCCAAGCAAAAGCTTGGAAATAAGTTTGTCTAGCGACTTTTAAGTTAAGAGTAACTATTAAAAGTTGTAACGAGCCCAAAGACGGATTCTAGTGTCTTGGTCTGTTCCAGCAGAAGTCAATAAGTGATCTCCTCCATTTGTCTCTGTTGTTGAAGCAACATCCCAATCACGAACAACTAAAGCAGCGAAATATTGAACACCACCAGCTTTAAGTTTATACATTAAATCAAACTCATTGTAATCTGAACGCTCTAAGTTTGCTGCACCAGCAGAAGTTGAACCATACTGAGCGATAACAGTACCCATATCACCCATATTATATGCAGCTTTTACAACAAAAGTGTCAGCATCAAGTGCGACATTTAGTTGGTTATATACCATTTGAGAGTAAAGTGGTGACTTAACACCTGTTCCAGCATTTGTAATAGATACTGTACCATCATCAACAGTAGTATAAATTGCAGTAAGAGTTAACTCTTTAACTGGTTTAATAGAAGCTTTAACACCAAATGCTGATGTATCTTTAAAAGTAGTAGATGCTGCTGTGTCAGCATCAGGAGCTATAACACCACCTTGAAGACCTAAACTTAGTCCCATAGGTAAATCTTTTCCACCGATAGCTACATCTCCCCAAAAAATACTTGCTCCACCATATTCTGTTGTACCTGCTACATTTTCAATATCGCCTAAGTCATAATAAGATGCTGTAATAGTAGTATTTGGAAGTGATTTATTTTGAGCAGTTAATAAATAAATATTACCATTATATCTAAGTCCAGTAGCATTTGAACCTACACGAGAACCTACATTTAGATTACCAAAGTTTGTAGTATTAAATGGTGCAACTGGATTACTTTCACCAACAGATGAAGCAACTAAAGTTGTATTTGGTAAATCAGTATTTACAACTAATACAGCATCAAAGCTGTTTTTAAATACATTCCAACCCTCTGTATATGCAAAAGGAGAAAGTGCTTTTGGAAGTTGTTGGCGACCAACTTTTACAGTTGTATTACCAATCTTTTTACTGATATTCATTTGAGATAAAATAATCTCATCAGCTATAGTACTATTAGCACTTCTAGTTGTAGCTGCTTGTCTGTCTCCACCAAGATTTTTATCTAAACTTGCTGTCCCTTTATACTGAATCTCAGAACCAAAAGTAAAGTTGTTACCAAGGTCAGCACCTAAACCTAGTTGAACACCAAATTGAATTTCAGAGTTAGGTATTCCTGGGCTTGAATCGTGTCCATGTCCAAATAAATCACCATTACTATCACCATTGTCAGATTGTGTCTCATAATAAACTACTGCTTGACCAGTTGTTACGATATCTATTCCCTTATCTGCAGCTACTGCTGATGTTACCAATAATGACGCTGCCGCCAAAGATACTAAAGTTTTTTTCATGTATTTCTCCTGTTTTGTTTAAATATCACTATTATAGATTAATTGAGAAGTGATAGCGAAATGACCCTCTCTAAGTCACTTTGCTATCACTTCTCAAATACAATAATTAATTTTACTTCACATATCTTACATTAGTTTTTTTAATTTTAGTTTAAATTATACGATTTTGTTAGTATTTTGTTTACTTTCTTCATTAAATGTATAAATTAAGTATTATTTTATTTATTCTATTTAATTTGTTATAAAACTGGCTAATATTTGTTATAATTATAATATGAAATTCAGAACACTAAAAAAGCAAAAAAAAGCAAAAAAGCCCACTGTTAAGTATATATATGCTTCTTATTTACATAGAATAAAAGCATTTATTACAGATATGTTTATGATATATGCTCCTATTTTATATTTGATTGCCTATATTATTATGGATGGCAAAGATGATTTTCAGTCATCACAACTTGCCCCTTTTATTGGTGTATTGATTTATGGTCTGATATATGCGACTCTATTAAGTAGATTTGGACAGACTCCTGGCAAAAAAGCTTATGAAATGAAAGTAGTTGATGATAAAAAGGGTGAATTAATCAGTTTTTTTAGAGCGGCTTGCAGATTTATAGCTTTTTTGTTTACAGCATCAACACTTCTAGGACTTTTTCTCCCGTTTTACAGAAAAGACAAAAAAGGTCTGCATGATTTAATTTGTGGGACTATTGTTGTTATAGAGAAAAAAGATTAATTACTAATTTTATTTAGATTCTGAATCGAGTTCAGAATGACGGAGTCTGTTGGTTTTAGATTCTGAATCAAGTTCAGAATGACGGAGTCTGTTGGTTTTAGATTCTGAATCAAGTTCAGAATGACGAGGTTTTGTTTCAGGATGACGGAGTTGTGAGTTTTTGAATGACGGAGTGTTTCGTCATTCCAAGCTTGACTTGGAATCTAGTTCAGAATGATGGAGTCTGCTGGTTTTAGATTCTGAATCAAGTTCAGAATGACGAGGTTGTGTTTGAGAATGACGAGATTTGTTGATTGGATTCTGAATCAAGTTCAGAATGACGAGGTTTTGTTTCAGGATGACGAGGTTGTTGTTTCAGAATGACGAGGTTGTGCTTGAGAATGATGAAGTTGTATATTAAGAATGACGAAGTTTTGAGTTTATGTCACCATAGTGACATAAGAAGAAATCCAAGGAATTACTTCCTTGGGTGTTACAAATTAATGTAAGTCTTTCCATACCGATCTTTTCCAAAGAAAAGCAAAGATAGCAAAGATTAAGATGTACCACATTACATTTTGACCAACTGCTTCTCTCTCGTGACGTTTAGTATCACCAGCGTCTTTAAGATGCTCAATAACTTTCTCAGCAGACTCTGCAGTAACACCAACTCTTGGCATTGCAGTTCCAGCTAAGTGGTTTTGAGGATTTTCAATAAAAGTACTTATATAGTGCTCTCCACGAGAACGGATATACATACTTAAATCTGGAGGTAATTTACCCATATATTTAACAAGAGAGTCTTGGTATTCTAACACTTGAATGTCAAATGCCAAAGAGTCTTTTTTATGTTTAAATGTTGGCTTAGTACCAATTTGAGTCCAATTTTCATAAGAAAGAGCATGACATCTACCACAAGCATTTTCATATGCAACTTTAGGAGTCAATTCATCTTTACTAACAGCAATCGACTGTAAATATGCAACCATATCTGCAACTTCTTGATCAAGGTCTCCACCAGCACCAAAGAAAGGAACCATTGGGTGCATCTTACCTTTGTTTGCGTCAAATTTATGCTCAACTTTTAGAGCATGTGCAGGATTTTTAATTAAGTCAGTTAAAAATTTAACATCATAAACAGCACCAGCATCACTTAAATCAGGTGGGTTAACACCATAACTTGCAGCAGCACTTACTGCATCCATAGGAGCAGGCATACCATCTTTAGAAATTGAGTGACAACCTGTACAAGCTGCTGCCCCTGTTACTAATGCTTTTCCATTAGCAGCGTTACCAGTTTTAGTAACACTTGGTAAATCAGCGTAATTAAAATTTTCACTATCTACTTGTTTATGCATTACATGGTGAGCATAAGGCTCAACCAAGTAGTAAGTTACAAGTGAGAAGAAAACAACAACTGCTAATATTAAAGGTTCTTTATTTTTCATTTGTTTCGCTCCCTATACTTTTTTTTCACGTGCTGTTATAAATGGAAGTGCAATCCACATTCCAATAAACACTAGTGCAGCAACTAAACCAATAGTGCTAAAGATACCTTCTGGAGGTAATTTACCCATAGCAGTTAAAACAATCATAACTACAAGCATCATCCAGAACCAATATTTAAATGCTCCACGACGAGATGCAGGAACTGCATTTGGACTTCTATCTAACCATGGTAATAGTACGAAAATAACTTGTGCAAAACCAAACGCCATTAGACCTATATCAATAGAGAATGGACGAAGAATCTCATAAGACCATAAGAAATACCACTCAGGGTAGATGTGTGCTGGAGTCTTAAGACCATCAGCAGGGTCAAAGTTTACAGGATCCATTGCAAAACCATAATTGTAAAAAGTCAGGTAAAAGAAGAATACTAAGAAAATTCCAACAATCATCATATCTTTAGACATAAAGTCATTTGCAAAACGCATAACTTTAGAACCAGCTTTGTCGCCATCTAAATATTTTTTAGCTTCTGCATCAAAGTCAATCTCTTCACCATCTTGGTTATTAACGTGTGGAATACGAAGAGCTGCAAAGTGAAGACCAATAAGACCCATAATTGCTAAAGGAACTAAAAGTACATGTAACATAAAGAAACGAGTCAAGAAAGCTTGAGCAGGAACATAATCCCCACGAATCCATTCAACAACGAAATCTGCATGTAAAGAACCACCACTGAAAAGGTTAGTAATAACCATACCTGCCCAATAAGACATTTGTCCCCATGGTAACATATAACCAGAGAAAGCTTCTGTTGAAAATGCAATAAATAAAAGCATACCAGAAACCCAAATCATTTCACGACCTTTTTTATAAGAGCCGTAATAGATACCTGTAAACATGTGAATATAGATAACTAAGAAAACAACTGATGCCGCAACACCATGTACATGTCTCCATAACCAACCAAAATCTACGTCTCTCATTATTGTATAGTTAACGCTATAAAATGCTGTATCAACGTTTGGTTGATAATACATTAATAAAAATATGCCTGAAACTAAAAGTATTGCAAATGTGATTGCTAGAACCATACCCATTGCCCACAAGAAGTTAATGTTTTTAGGAATCCAATATTCAGATGCCATTACCTTTTCTACTTTTTCAATTGCTAATCGTTGGTTTAACCAATCTTTAACACTTGTCGCCTTTGTAAAATGTGCCATTTATTTCCCTTTCCTTAAAGTGTTATGCCAGTTTCTTTCATTTTTGTGTATTCAGGTCCAGCTTCACCTAAAACCAATATGTTCCCATCTATTTTAAATGGAGGTATATCAAAACCGCGTGGAGGTGGAACTTTTGTAACTTCACCAGACCAGTCAAACTGACCGCCGTGACAAGCACATGCGAAACCTTCCTCTGCAGCATTGTAAGCAGGGATACAACCTAAGTGTGTACACAAACCAATTGCTATCATATAATGTGAACCAGAAATAACAATGTCACGAGCTTTTTGACTTTCAGTTGCTCTTGAAACCATTGCTTCAGTCTTTTTCATAACAAAGATAGGTTTCCCTCTCCACTTTTCAGTTACCAAAACATTCTCTTCATATATTGACATATCAAGAGTTGTAAATCCAGCTGCTTTAACACTTGGAAGCGGATCCCAAGTTTTTTTCATTGCAACTAATGAACCTATTGCACCAACACCTGCAACGGCGCCAAATGCTTTGCCCATAAAACCTCTACGGCTACTATTATGCATATTTGCTCTCTTTCTTGTAATTTTTAAAGACTGATTATATACTAAAATAGTTTTAAGTAATTATAAATTTAAGTTTTCTTTTATAAATTTTACCATTTTGTTACTATTTTGTCTCATTTTAGAATACTTATGCTCATTTATGGACTCAAGGGCACTTAAAAGTGATTTTTTATCATAATTTTTAACTATTGGTATGTTTAACTCTTCAAAAAGCTCTAAAAAATCTGTAGTGTAATCATCTCTTTGGATATATATAGGTTTTCCACCAGAGGCAAGATTTTCTAAAACTGCCTGTGGGGATGCAGTGATTAAAACTTCCGAATTCATAATAACTTCATCATAATCTTCAAACTCATAATGATTATAAAATTTTTCTTTTAGCATATCTTCATAATCAAAAAAGTAGTAAAAACCCAATAATAAATCAGGATTAAGTCCATCAATCATATTAAAGTTTTTCTCTAAATCTTTTTCATAGTCATCATCTCCGAAAAAATATGACAATTTAATGGATTTTTCTTTTTCGAGTGCACCCTCTGCAAAGTACTTCTCATCTACTATATATGCGTTGCAAATATCTGCTCCATCTAAATATGGAGAGACTAAAAACTCATTTAGCTCTTTTTTATCATCTTTTTTATCACTAACACGGATAAAAGTGGAAAAATACTTTCTCATATCTTCGAGCATTATAGGATTTGCTTCTTCGGAGTCAAATATTATCTTAGCGCCGCTATGCGCTATATTTGGGATATTTCTGATAACATCAATCCCTACACTGTTTTTTACACCAAAATGTTTCGCCTCATGTGCAATACGGAAATCAGAACATAATAGTGTAATCTCAATGTCACCTAGTGAACGGATAATTGTGCATGCCCGTCTAAATCTGTCAAGACCAATGCGGTGTCCTGTATGTACGTAGTAATATATATTCATTGTTTTGCCTTACTTTTTTCTGCCTGCTATTTTTATATATATATGCAGTATCTCTATCGCCGCGGGAGTTATTCCGCTTATCATTGATGCTGATTGAAGAGTTGGAGGGTTAAAAGTCTCTAATTTTTCAACAATCTCTGTCGACAACCCGCTAACAATTCTAAAATCAAAGTTTTCTGGAATTTTGATTTTAAGATATTTTTTCATTTTTTCTATCTCTTCACTCTGCTTTATAATATAACGGGCATATTTCCCCTCGACAAGAATCTCTTCTTTAATATACTCATCATATTTATCTAGCTCTGGAAGTAGTTTTACCATTTTTGCTACATCAAAAGTTTTTCTAGCAACTAGCTGTTGAGCCGTTATGGTGTCTTTTATCTTCTCTTCACCCATAGACTCTAAAAATTCTATAAACTCTTTGTTTGGAGTGTATTTTGTCTCATTAAGAAGTTGTGCACCATCTTGGATTTGCTGGTGTTTTAGTTTTACTTTTTCATATACCTCATCACTAAGCAAACCAATCTCATGTCCATATCTGCTGAGTCTTGTATCAGCCGACTCTTCACGAAGAAGAAGTCTATACTCTGCACGAGATGTAAACATGCGGTAAGGTTCTTTCGTACCTTTAGTTACCAAATCATCTATCAAAACCCCGATATATGCTTCATCTCTACGTAATACAAGTGGCTCTTTTTCTTGAATACTAAGCGTTGCATTTATACCAGCCATCAAACCTTGAGCTGCCGCCTCTTCATAACCTGTTGTTCCGTTTATCTGTCCAGCAAGGTAAAGACCTTTGATTTTTTTAGTCTCTAAC
The sequence above is drawn from the Candidatus Sulfurimonas baltica genome and encodes:
- the moaA gene encoding GTP 3',8-cyclase MoaA translates to MLIDSYERVVDYLRVSVTERCNFRCQYCMPEKPFSWVPKENLLSFEELFLFMKIAIDEGVKKIRITGGEPLLREGLDKFIKMIYDYEPSIDLAMTTNAYLLKGAAQKLKDAGLKRINVSIDTLDPITAHRIAAKDVLKNVLEGVEEARKVGLIVKVNMVPMNNMNANEIVDVLEYCKERNMSIRFIEYMENQFASKDISGLKSDELLERLREHYEFTDDGFDGSSPSHYYTMKDGYRFGIIEPYADDFCKKCNRIRLTAEGNLIPCLYFDEALSIGKAIKAGDINAAAEVLREVVRTKPEKNRWGGEDGESSSRAFYETGG
- a CDS encoding DUF2846 domain-containing protein, yielding MKNILIKATILITVLMFTACGTKVPFKKEEPLQGAALVYVYVPISVGSGEDMSGSSYKIRVNNKRIEGRIIDGEYKSFNLKPNSTTISTTRNDIQEQALKIDFKAGETYYLKVVNNSESATFELVQVDSTLGLKEIAKTGLAGSRAIEVDNILTELVEEDPQEEAQIVSKPVAKKVQSIPATTSSKMDEVKKAYQLKVDGILTEDEFTKLKAEILAK
- a CDS encoding RDD family protein produces the protein MKFRTLKKQKKAKKPTVKYIYASYLHRIKAFITDMFMIYAPILYLIAYIIMDGKDDFQSSQLAPFIGVLIYGLIYATLLSRFGQTPGKKAYEMKVVDDKKGELISFFRAACRFIAFLFTASTLLGLFLPFYRKDKKGLHDLICGTIVVIEKKD
- a CDS encoding c-type cytochrome — protein: MKNKEPLILAVVVFFSLVTYYLVEPYAHHVMHKQVDSENFNYADLPSVTKTGNAANGKALVTGAAACTGCHSISKDGMPAPMDAVSAAASYGVNPPDLSDAGAVYDVKFLTDLIKNPAHALKVEHKFDANKGKMHPMVPFFGAGGDLDQEVADMVAYLQSIAVSKDELTPKVAYENACGRCHALSYENWTQIGTKPTFKHKKDSLAFDIQVLEYQDSLVKYMGKLPPDLSMYIRSRGEHYISTFIENPQNHLAGTAMPRVGVTAESAEKVIEHLKDAGDTKRHEREAVGQNVMWYILIFAIFAFLWKRSVWKDLH
- a CDS encoding cytochrome b, with translation MAHFTKATSVKDWLNQRLAIEKVEKVMASEYWIPKNINFLWAMGMVLAITFAILLVSGIFLLMYYQPNVDTAFYSVNYTIMRDVDFGWLWRHVHGVAASVVFLVIYIHMFTGIYYGSYKKGREMIWVSGMLLFIAFSTEAFSGYMLPWGQMSYWAGMVITNLFSGGSLHADFVVEWIRGDYVPAQAFLTRFFMLHVLLVPLAIMGLIGLHFAALRIPHVNNQDGEEIDFDAEAKKYLDGDKAGSKVMRFANDFMSKDMMIVGIFLVFFFYLTFYNYGFAMDPVNFDPADGLKTPAHIYPEWYFLWSYEILRPFSIDIGLMAFGFAQVIFVLLPWLDRSPNAVPASRRGAFKYWFWMMLVVMIVLTAMGKLPPEGIFSTIGLVAALVFIGMWIALPFITAREKKV
- the petA gene encoding ubiquinol-cytochrome c reductase iron-sulfur subunit, with protein sequence MHNSSRRGFMGKAFGAVAGVGAIGSLVAMKKTWDPLPSVKAAGFTTLDMSIYEENVLVTEKWRGKPIFVMKKTEAMVSRATESQKARDIVISGSHYMIAIGLCTHLGCIPAYNAAEEGFACACHGGQFDWSGEVTKVPPPRGFDIPPFKIDGNILVLGEAGPEYTKMKETGITL